The following coding sequences lie in one Spinacia oleracea cultivar Varoflay chromosome 1, BTI_SOV_V1, whole genome shotgun sequence genomic window:
- the LOC110791693 gene encoding auxin-binding protein ABP20-like: MNNLVAFFTFTLMVSLCQAIELDFCVGDTTLPRGPEGFACKDSANVTTDDFVFTGFRHESFTANLFRSNVTLGFVDNFPALNGLGISMARLDFAVGGVIPVHSHRTSEVIIVTRGSIIAGFIDASNNAFYRRLEVGDVMIFPQSMLHFQINVGRTSATAIVSLNGANPAVQFTTTSLFAGNLPADIAQQITLLSQGEVMRMKRLFGTA, translated from the coding sequence ATGAATAACCTCGTAGCTTTCTTCACCTTTACTCTCATGGTTTCTCTTTGTCAAGCTATTGAGCTCGACTTCTGCGTTGGAGATACTACTCTCCCGAGGGGGCCTGAAGGGTTTGCTTGTAAGGATTCTGCTAATGTCACTACCGACGATTTTGTTTTCACCGGCTTTCGTCATGAAAGTTTCACTGCAAACCTATTTAGAAGCAATGTGACTTTAGGATTTGTGGATAATTTCCCAGCTTTAAATGGTTTAGGAATCTCCATGGCAAGGCTGGACTTTGCTGTAGGTGGAGTGATACCGGTGCACTCCCACCGAACATCAGAGGTTATAATCGTGACAAGGGGATCTATAATTGCAGGATTCATTGACGCAAGCAATAATGCGTTCTACAGAAGGCTCGAGGTTGGAGACGTTATGATCTTCCCACAAtccatgcttcattttcaaATCAACGTTGGGAGAACCTCGGCTACCGCAATTGTTAGCTTAAACGGTGCGAACCCAGCTGTTCAATTTACTACCACCTCCTTGTTTGCCGGCAATTTACCTGCCGACATTGCTCAACAAATCACTCTTCTAAGTCAAGGCGAGGTGATGAGAATGAAGAGGCTATTTGGCActgcttaa
- the LOC110791699 gene encoding monogalactosyldiacylglycerol synthase, chloroplastic encodes MSHPSTVTSEPSNLLDFVPKLGNFVLNSSLHGNNSNGYSSFSSNSVHFGGLATQNRYKFVNSLSFSKEGSNLKRILSDFNRVIRLHCDRIPLGFSSIGLNSGESNGVSDNGHGVLEDVRVPVNAVEPESPKRVLILMSDTGGGHRASAEAIKAAFNEEFGDDYQVFVTDLWSEHTPWPFNQLPRSYNFLVKHGPLWKMMYYGTSPRVIHQSNFAATSVFIAREVARGLMKYQPDIIISVHPLMQHVPLRILRGRGLLEKIVFTTVVTDLSTCHPTWFHKLVTRCYCPSNEVAKRATKAGLQPSQIKVYGLPVRPSFVRSVRPKNELRKELGMDEHLPAVLLMGGGEGMGPIEATARALGNALYDANLGEPTGQLLVICGRNKKLAGKLSSIDWKIPVQVKGFVTKIEECMGACDCIITKAGPGTIAEAMIRGLPIILNDYIAGQEAGNVPYVIENGIGKYLKSPKEIAKTVSQWFGPKANELQIMSQNALKHARPDAVFKIVHDLDELVRQKIFVRQYSCAA; translated from the exons ATGTCTCATCCTTCAACAGTCACTTCAGAGCCCTCAaatttgcttgattttgtgcCAAAATTGGGCaattttgttctaaattcaagttTGCATGGCAATAACTCAAATGGGTATTCTTCATTTTCTTCCAATTCCGTGCATTTCGGTGGATTAGCCACTCAAAACAGGTACAAATTCGTCAATTCACTGAGTTTTAGCAAAGAGGGTTCTAATTTGAAGAGGATTTTGAGTGATTTTAATAGGGTAATTAGGCTCCATTGTGATAGAATCCCACTTGGGTTTTCTTCAATTGGTCTTAATTCCGGGGAGAGTAATGGGGTGAGTGATAATGGACATGGTGTTTTGGAGGATGTTAGAGTGCCTGTTAATGCAGTTGAGCCTGAATCCCCTAAGCGAGTTCTTATTTTGATGAGCGATACCGGAGGTGGTCACAGGGCTTCTGCCGAAGCTATCAAGGCTGCTTTCAATGAAGAGTTTGGTGATGATTATCAG GTATTCGTTACTGATTTATGGTCTGAGCATACTCCTTGGCCATTTAATCAATTACCAAGGAGCTATAACTTCTTGGTGAAACATGGCCCTCTGTGGAAAATGATGTATTATGGTACATCTCCTCGTGTAATCCATCAATCAAATTTTGCTGCGACCTCTGTATTCATAGCACG AGAGGTGGCCAGAGGGTTGATGAAATACCAGCCAGATATTATCATCAGTGTGCATCCTCTGATGCAACATGTTCCACTTCGTATCTTGAGGGGTAGAGGCCTTCTTGAGAAAATTGTCTTCACTACAGTAGTTACAGATTTGAGCACCTGTCATCCTACGTG GTTTCATAAGCTTGTAACAAGGTGCTACTGCCCTTCAAATGAGGTGGCTAAAAGAGCAACAAAAGCTGGTCTACAGCCTTCCCAAATAAAAGTTTATGGTCTTCCTGTGCGGCCGTCCTTTGTTAGGTCTGTTAGGCCAAAG AATGAGTTACGTAAGGAACTTGGAATGGATGAGCATCTTCCTGCTGTTCTGTTAATGGGAGGAGGGGAAGGCATGGGGCCTATTGAGGCTACTGCACGAGCTCTTGGAAATGCGTTATATGATGCTAACCTTGGTGAGCCAACAGGTCAACTTCTTGTGATTTGTGGTCGCAACAAAAAGCTTGCCGGAAAGCTGAGTTCAATTGACTGGAAGATCCCTGTACAG gtgAAGGGCTTTGTTACTAAAATAGAGGAGTGCATGGGAGCTTGTGATTGTATTATAACAAAG GCTGGCCCTGGAACGATTGCAGAAGCAATGATTCGAGGACTACCCATCATATTAAATGATTACATTGCCGGGCAG GAAGCAGGAAATGTGCCGTATGTTATAGAAAATggtattggaaaatatttgaAGTCGCCCAAGGAAATAGCCAAAACTGTTTCTCAATGGTTTGGTCCGAAAGCAAACGAGCTGCAGATAATGTCACAGAATGCGTTGAAGCATGCAAGGCCAGATGCCGTTTTCAAGATTGTTCATGATCTTGACGAGCTTGTCAGACAAAAAATTTTTGTACGTCAGTACTCTTGTGCTGCTTGA
- the LOC110791699 gene encoding monogalactosyldiacylglycerol synthase, chloroplastic isoform X1: MSHPSTVTSEPSNLLDFVPKLGNFVLNSSLHGNNSNGYSSFSSNSVHFGGLATQNRYKFVNSLSFSKEGSNLKRILSDFNRVIRLHCDRIPLGFSSIGLNSGESNGVSDNGHGVLEDVRVPVNAVEPESPKRVLILMSDTGGGHRASAEAIKAAFNEEFGDDYQVFVTDLWSEHTPWPFNQLPRSYNFLVKHGPLWKMMYYGTSPRVIHQSNFAATSVFIAREVARGLMKYQPDIIISVHPLMQHVPLRILRGRGLLEKIVFTTVVTDLSTCHPTWFHKLVTRCYCPSNEVAKRATKAGLQPSQIKVYGLPVRPSFVRSVRPKNELRKELGMDEHLPAVLLMGGGEGMGPIEATARALGNALYDANLGEPTGQLLVICGRNKKLAGKLSSIDWKIPVQVKGFVTKIEECMGACDCIITKAGPGTIAEAMIRGLPIILNDYIAGQGLHKYREDIVGNVALLERNVMKKFGINKLQMCENNKRMEEVGAIMIRFHRKPPLER; encoded by the exons ATGTCTCATCCTTCAACAGTCACTTCAGAGCCCTCAaatttgcttgattttgtgcCAAAATTGGGCaattttgttctaaattcaagttTGCATGGCAATAACTCAAATGGGTATTCTTCATTTTCTTCCAATTCCGTGCATTTCGGTGGATTAGCCACTCAAAACAGGTACAAATTCGTCAATTCACTGAGTTTTAGCAAAGAGGGTTCTAATTTGAAGAGGATTTTGAGTGATTTTAATAGGGTAATTAGGCTCCATTGTGATAGAATCCCACTTGGGTTTTCTTCAATTGGTCTTAATTCCGGGGAGAGTAATGGGGTGAGTGATAATGGACATGGTGTTTTGGAGGATGTTAGAGTGCCTGTTAATGCAGTTGAGCCTGAATCCCCTAAGCGAGTTCTTATTTTGATGAGCGATACCGGAGGTGGTCACAGGGCTTCTGCCGAAGCTATCAAGGCTGCTTTCAATGAAGAGTTTGGTGATGATTATCAG GTATTCGTTACTGATTTATGGTCTGAGCATACTCCTTGGCCATTTAATCAATTACCAAGGAGCTATAACTTCTTGGTGAAACATGGCCCTCTGTGGAAAATGATGTATTATGGTACATCTCCTCGTGTAATCCATCAATCAAATTTTGCTGCGACCTCTGTATTCATAGCACG AGAGGTGGCCAGAGGGTTGATGAAATACCAGCCAGATATTATCATCAGTGTGCATCCTCTGATGCAACATGTTCCACTTCGTATCTTGAGGGGTAGAGGCCTTCTTGAGAAAATTGTCTTCACTACAGTAGTTACAGATTTGAGCACCTGTCATCCTACGTG GTTTCATAAGCTTGTAACAAGGTGCTACTGCCCTTCAAATGAGGTGGCTAAAAGAGCAACAAAAGCTGGTCTACAGCCTTCCCAAATAAAAGTTTATGGTCTTCCTGTGCGGCCGTCCTTTGTTAGGTCTGTTAGGCCAAAG AATGAGTTACGTAAGGAACTTGGAATGGATGAGCATCTTCCTGCTGTTCTGTTAATGGGAGGAGGGGAAGGCATGGGGCCTATTGAGGCTACTGCACGAGCTCTTGGAAATGCGTTATATGATGCTAACCTTGGTGAGCCAACAGGTCAACTTCTTGTGATTTGTGGTCGCAACAAAAAGCTTGCCGGAAAGCTGAGTTCAATTGACTGGAAGATCCCTGTACAG gtgAAGGGCTTTGTTACTAAAATAGAGGAGTGCATGGGAGCTTGTGATTGTATTATAACAAAG GCTGGCCCTGGAACGATTGCAGAAGCAATGATTCGAGGACTACCCATCATATTAAATGATTACATTGCCGGGCAG GGTTTGCACAAATACAGGGAGGATATAGTGGGGAATGTGGCATTGTTAGAGAGAAACGTGATGAAAAAATTTGGGATAAACAAATTACAGATgtgtgaaaataataaaaggaTGGAGGAAGTAGGGGCTATTATGATTAGATTTCATAGGAAACCTCCCCTTGAGCGATAA
- the LOC110791694 gene encoding auxin-binding protein ABP20-like encodes MNNLVAFFTFTLLVSLSDQAIELDFCVGDTTLPRGPKGFACKDPANVTTDDFVFTGFRHESFTANLFRSNVTLGFVDNFPALNGLGISMARLDFAVGGVIPVHSHRTSEVIIVTRGSIIAGFIDATNNAFYRRLEVGDVMIFPQTMLHFQINVGRTPATAIVSLNGANPAVQFTTTSLFAGNLPAHIAQQITLLSQDEVMRMKRLFGTA; translated from the coding sequence ATGAATAACCTTGTAGCTTTCTTCACCTTTACTCTCTTAGTTTCTCTTTCTGATCAAGCTATTGAGCTCGACTTTTGTGTAGGAGATACTACTCTTCCAAGGGGACCTAAAGGGTTCGCTTGTAAGGATCCTGCTAACGTCACCACCGATGATTTCGTATTCACTGGCTTTCGTCATGAAAGTTTCACCGCAAATCTATTTAGAAGCAACGTTACTTTAGGATTTGTGGATAATTTCCCAGCTTTGAATGGTTTAGGTATTTCCATGGCAAGATTAGACTTTGCTGTTGGTGGAGTTATACCAGTACACTCCCACCGAACATCAGAAGTTATAATCGTGACAAGAGGGTCTATAATTGCAGGATTTATTGATGCAACTAATAATGCATTCTACAGAAGGCTTGAGGTTGGAGATGTTATGATCTTCCCACAAACCATGCTTCACTTTCAAATCAACGTTGGCAGAACCCCGGCTACTGCCATTGTTAGCTTGAACGGTGCAAACCCTGCGGTCCAATTCACCACCACCTCCTTATTTGCTGGCAATTTACCTGCTCATATTGCTCAACAAATCACTCTTCTAAGCCAAGACGAAGTAATGAGAATGAAGAGGCTATTTGGCACcgcttag